From a single Bacillus sp. NEB1478 genomic region:
- a CDS encoding VOC family protein translates to MEVLGINHITIKVSNLTASISFYQNILGAKIVHKGNTDVYLDIGGVWLCLLEMKNAKPIQKEQIGVDHFAFSVTEVSFHKAIELLNEKQVTIIRGPIVRGEGWTVSFTDPDGNELELYTGSLYERMKTWT, encoded by the coding sequence ATTGAAGTTTTAGGGATTAACCACATCACGATCAAAGTATCAAATCTAACCGCATCAATTTCTTTTTATCAAAACATTTTAGGTGCAAAAATAGTCCATAAAGGGAATACAGATGTATATCTTGATATTGGTGGAGTCTGGCTGTGTTTACTGGAAATGAAAAATGCAAAACCTATTCAAAAAGAACAAATTGGAGTAGACCATTTTGCTTTTTCAGTGACTGAAGTTAGTTTTCATAAAGCTATTGAATTACTGAATGAAAAACAAGTGACAATAATCAGAGGCCCAATTGTACGAGGAGAAGGATGGACGGTAAGTTTTACTGATCCCGATGGAAATGAACTAGAACTCTACACAGGTTCTTTATATGAACGTATGAAAACCTGGACGTAA
- a CDS encoding HAD family hydrolase, whose translation MIKALVFDFDGTILDTESQHYNALQEMFKEYGADLPIEVWGEGIGTHSGFNPYEYLEEQIQKKLDHDDLKTRKTERALALIREQKPLPGIENYLKAAKDANLKIGLASSSSRAWVTEHLGRIGLMDYFEVIKTADDVEKVKPDPALYIQAVEALGVKPEETIAFEDSLNGSLAAKKAGLYCVVIPNPVTKHMNFNEVDQRMESIAELELSNLIDMIEKHSIKYD comes from the coding sequence TTGATAAAAGCACTTGTTTTCGATTTCGATGGCACGATATTGGATACTGAATCACAGCATTATAATGCCTTACAGGAAATGTTTAAAGAATACGGGGCTGATTTGCCGATCGAAGTATGGGGTGAAGGCATCGGTACCCATTCTGGATTTAACCCTTACGAATATTTAGAGGAGCAGATTCAAAAAAAGCTTGATCATGATGATTTAAAAACTAGAAAGACTGAACGAGCATTAGCGCTAATTCGCGAGCAAAAGCCATTACCGGGAATAGAAAATTACTTAAAAGCTGCTAAGGACGCTAATTTGAAAATTGGTCTTGCGTCTAGTTCGAGCCGTGCTTGGGTTACTGAACATCTAGGTCGAATTGGACTTATGGATTATTTTGAAGTAATTAAAACAGCTGATGATGTTGAAAAGGTTAAGCCAGATCCTGCCCTTTATATCCAGGCAGTAGAAGCACTAGGTGTGAAACCCGAAGAAACGATTGCTTTTGAAGATTCATTAAACGGATCACTTGCTGCTAAGAAAGCGGGACTTTATTGTGTAGTTATACCTAATCCTGTAACAAAACATATGAACTTTAATGAAGTGGATCAACGAATGGAATCCATTGCAGAGCTCGAACTATCAAACCTTATTGATATGATTGAAAAACATTCCATAAAGTATGATTGA
- a CDS encoding ComEC/Rec2 family competence protein: MKRYNKSAALCFCFLLVFTLFSEKTVHADWFDPLTIHFLDVGQADCILVQAPNGQTMLIDGGDENDAEKIIMYLKKVGITQLDIVIATHPHHDHIGSLDDVIRAFPVSVLYMPNLPYDTKYYHDLFRVINEKQIPVDRAKAGVHFKMGFSVKVEMLAPKASYYKHINDYSAVIMIKHAKKKFLFMADAGAEEEKEILSRGGVRADVIKIGHHGANTGTTLDFLKKVKAKTAVISVGRNNPYQFPSKEVMYRLNNRKMTIYRTDQLGAIIATSSGKKVMFKTSPIH, encoded by the coding sequence TTGAAGCGATATAACAAATCAGCGGCATTATGCTTTTGTTTCTTGTTAGTATTCACGTTGTTCTCGGAGAAAACCGTACATGCCGACTGGTTTGATCCATTGACGATTCACTTTTTAGATGTTGGACAAGCAGATTGCATACTCGTTCAAGCTCCTAATGGGCAGACCATGCTCATTGATGGCGGAGATGAAAACGACGCTGAAAAAATTATTATGTACTTGAAAAAGGTTGGAATTACTCAACTCGATATAGTGATAGCCACTCATCCTCACCATGATCACATCGGTTCATTAGATGATGTCATACGAGCTTTTCCTGTCAGCGTTCTTTATATGCCCAATCTTCCATATGACACAAAATATTATCATGACTTGTTTCGCGTGATCAATGAAAAGCAAATTCCCGTAGACCGTGCGAAAGCAGGAGTACATTTTAAGATGGGTTTTTCGGTAAAAGTGGAAATGCTGGCGCCAAAAGCTTCTTATTATAAACATATCAATGACTACTCAGCTGTTATTATGATCAAACATGCAAAGAAGAAATTCTTATTCATGGCCGATGCTGGTGCGGAAGAAGAAAAGGAAATCCTTAGCCGAGGCGGTGTTAGAGCAGATGTTATTAAAATCGGTCACCATGGAGCGAATACGGGGACCACGTTGGACTTTTTAAAAAAAGTGAAGGCGAAAACAGCTGTTATTTCAGTAGGAAGGAACAACCCTTATCAATTCCCTTCAAAAGAAGTCATGTACAGATTAAACAATAGAAAGATGACGATATACAGAACAGATCAATTAGGTGCGATCATTGCTACGAGCAGCGGAAAAAAAGTGATGTTCAAAACTAGCCCAATTCATTAA